The bacterium DNA segment AATCCAACACGCGTTTCCATTGCGGGGACGTGCTGTGGTGTCCTTCGTCCACCACAACCACGCCGAACAGGCGCGGGTCAAATCGGGTCATCCGTCCGGCCCCGTCGCCGCCTGATGACTGGGTTTGGATGGTGGACACCACAACCCGCGGCCCGCCAAACATGCACCCCATGTCAGCGCGTGAATCGCCCATCTCAATGTCCACACGCCAGCTGGTAATGGCCGCTATTTTGTCACGTGCCTGATAAACCAGTTCGCGGCGGTGTGCCAGGACGAGGGCCCGGCGAGGGAAGGCGCGGCGGATCACCTCCGCAAACGTGACGGTTTTTCCGGCGCCGGTTGGCAGGACAAGCAGGGTTGACCTGTTTGTCTGCCATTCAGCCTCAATCCGGCGCACAGATTCGTCCTGGTACGGCCGCATTTTCACGTGGGCACCTCCGCCGGGTCCGTCAAAACATCGTCACACAGATCCTGGATATCCGGATCGGTAGTGACGGACTTGATCGTTTCAAGTGCGGTCTTATACCGCTGGCACTCTGCCGCCATCTGGACTAAATCAAACTCCAGTTTAGCTCCGATTGCTTCCAATGTTTGAGCGTGCGTCAGTATTTGCGTACAGGCATTTCTCCAATGTTCCCGTTCAACCTGTTTTTCCAGATCATCAGTTAAAGGTGCATGCATGATTTCAACTCCTTAGGGACGTGTTTGTATTGGAATTCTCCAATGATCCCGCGCCCTTTGCAGAACCGGCAGTGTTGGGAAAGTGTTCCTTTACAGTATGGACAAACGGCATGCGGTATGTTGGCCTTGAGTGCCTGCTTGGCAGTTTCGAGCGCGGCCACAATAGCCTGCCCGTTGCCGTCCAAAATGACCAAATCCCCCTCATCGTGCATTTCGCGGATTTGGTTAGAAATCCGGGTCACTGTGGACGCCATTTGGGCTATTTCGTCGCCCCGATCCCAGAGCGGCCAAAGGTGATCCGGAATCGTCTTTCCGACCTCGTCGAGGCGCTCTTTCGGTTGGGGTGGGGGCGGGGGCGGCGTCTTTCCTTCCCTCTCTTCTCCCTCTCCCTGTCGCAGATCTGCCTGTGGCGGAGAGGGGAGAGGGCTGGGGTGAGGGTTGATCTTACTGCCCACCATGTCCGCCGTAGTACCGGAGGCGGATGTCGACTGTCCCCCGCCAACTCCCGTCTCCCCCGAGGGCGGCGGCGGGATCTTCTTGGGCCTGCCCTGACCCTTGTCGAAGGGCTTATCCTCTTGCGAATTAGCATCTTTCGTCGGCTTCGGGGTACCGGGCGGAGGGGGCACTTTGTAGGTCTTTCCATCCTTGCCGATTCGTTCGCAGGTGCCAACCGTTGGCACGTGACTCCTTAGTCCGCTTACGAAAGTATCAC contains these protein-coding regions:
- a CDS encoding ParB N-terminal domain-containing protein; this encodes MQELLIEKIRTDGGVQSRERISDEYVDELAELIKAGKKLPPVDVYNDGTDIWMSDGFHRIHAHVKANKRTIRCDVKKGTKTDAMWASCAANQNHGLRRTNADKRYAVEMALKINYRKSDRAIADHVGVSDTFVSGLRSHVPTVGTCERIGKDGKTYKVPPPPGTPKPTKDANSQEDKPFDKGQGRPKKIPPPPSGETGVGGGQSTSASGTTADMVGSKINPHPSPLPSPPQADLRQGEGEEREGKTPPPPPPQPKERLDEVGKTIPDHLWPLWDRGDEIAQMASTVTRISNQIREMHDEGDLVILDGNGQAIVAALETAKQALKANIPHAVCPYCKGTLSQHCRFCKGRGIIGEFQYKHVPKELKSCMHL